GAGGGTCAGAGTCCCGGGGACAGGCGCTGTGCCTCTGAACTTGGAACCCATTTGAATGCCCCTGGGACTCGAGTCCGGCTTGGGGGTGTCTCTCCCCTCACACCCGTCCCCAAAGCAGCACAGCACAGACGCAAGTCCTCAGGGATAATCGTTTATTGCTCCTGCCCTGGGAACCGCCCAGAGACGTCAGGAGTCTGTGTAGCGGCAGAGACGGCGCCCACGGCGGGCACAGGCAGGGCtccgggcgggcagggggcggggagcagcgaGGCCACGTCAGCAGAAAGGCAGGgcggcccccctccctcccggtgGACGGCGACCAGCCTGCAGGGTGCCACAGAGCCCGTCAGGGAAGGGCTGGACCGAGGCCCCCGAGTCACGTGCTGGCCAGCCCGAgacagcccctctcccctcccccctgggcAGAGGCGCAGTGTGGACGGACAGCACGCGAGCAGCCTGCAAGGCCCCCCTCGGCCCCGCAGCCGGCCCTCCGCGCGGGCCTCCTCACAGCTCGTCCTGCCCGACGCCGGTGGACGGAGCCTCGGGCAGCTGGTCTCGACCCCCCTCGAGTCCCGTCTCCTCAGTGAGCTCCCGGAGGAACCTGGCCACGCGCTCCTGGTGTGCGGTCAGCGTGCTGGCCAGGCTCATGAAGTCTTCCATCGCCTGTGCAAGACCCGGGCTGAGCAGCCGTGCCCGGCCGTgggggcccggcccctcccctccccccgtcctggctctgcagtggACATACCGAAGGGTCCACATCCAGGTTCCGCAGCAGCTGTTCCAAACTCTCCATCTCCGCAGAGATACTCTGCAGGTCCCGGGCACTCCCGGCCGTGTCCAGGTGCAGGGCCAACTCTCGCATATTCTCGGACTCCTGCAAAACACCTCAGTGACGCCCCGGGGCCAGGCGTCCCCCAGGCAGAGGCTTCACGGACGGGGAAGCGTCCCCGCCAAGGTCTGGGTCAGGAGCTGGCAGGAACACAACGCCTCAGGCGAAGGGTCCCGCGGACCCCGCGGTGGGCACCCAGCCCTGCATGACTTCGCCTGTTTGCGCCCTGGAGACCGCAGCACGCGCCGGGGATGCCATGTGGAGCCAGTTCCACCGCTCGTCCTCCGGCACACACGCGTGCAAACTCACCTTCTACTCCTccagggccggggcggggtggggcggggagggcggccgAGGTCCTGCCGAGTGGGACCTGGCCCTTCCTGGGGCTGTCTGCGCGTGAGGGGCAGCTGCCCCCCACCAACTCCAGTGTTACAGACACGCCCAGCCCCGAGCCTGCACCCAGGGCCCAGACCACGAGGGGTCCGACAGGAAATCCAaggggggttggtggggggcTCACCTGAGGCCCCGGGCCTCAGCGTCTggattttgtctgttttgttttctgagacatacccggccgtgctcagggaggacccctcgtggggcttggagaccccctcagccccaggcggaacctaggtcagccgcccGATACCCCGTCCCGTCACTCCACGGAGCCACACCAGGGACCCAGCGGACGAGCCCTACCCTTTGCGTTTGAAGATTGCCCAGGGTCCGCCTGGCACCCCTGGTCCGTCCCATCCCCTCTTGGAGCTGCGCCATCAGCCGGGTGACCACAGCCTTGAGCATCCATCTCCGGTCTCCACCCAGAGGTGGCCCTCAGGCACCATGGTGAAGTGAGGAAGGGCTGGAAGGCTCAGTGGGCATCCCGCCCACAAAGAACAAGGAAACACAGGACGGGAGTTGGTCCTGCATGGGCAGGGTCAGTGTCCCAGGGAGTGTGGGACGGCCAGGCAGGCCTGTCCTAACAGCAGCCACGCCCCCAGGGTGGGCTGGACACCAACCAGGGCGTGTCCCCAGCGGCCTTGACCCCGCAGCAGCTCACCTGCTCCGCTTTGGCCTTCTTAGCCTTGAAGTCCTCCTGCGCCTTCTCGGCCAGCCTCTCCAGCTGCCCCGCCCTGTCGGCCAGCGCCCTCAGCTGCTCCGCTATGCACTGGGGAGAGGCACAGGTGAGGCGAGCAGAGCCTGGCCCCCGCCCAAGCAGACGCGGTGGCGCTGTCAGGCCAGGCGGTGGCCAGGACGGGTTTTCTCTCGCGTCTGTCCTTTCCCAGACCCCTGCTCAGAACCCTCCCTCGGGAAAGGCCACCTAGTGACCCCTGGGCGGCTGCTGAGACACTAGGAGGGGGTCTGCACTGGGAACGGGGTCCCGGGGTGCTGGACACCTGGTCCCTCCCCACCAGCTGCCCCCACAGGGGGGACGAGCACTCCAgggcaacccccccccacacacacacacaccagggaggGGGCTGAGCTGCCAGCAAGTTGTTCTGTGATTTTAATCAtttcgttttggttttggggtcactcccggccgtgctcagggtttacttctcactctgccctcagggatccctcccggcaGGCTCGGGGGGCCAGATGGGTGGGGGGATCAAACTTAGTTCGGACTATCACTctaatcttattattattattattattattattattgatctCAGAGGTGTCAACTGGAAACCAGACTAGAAGTGAACAGTTTAAGGGGAGGAAAGAAACATTAGCATTGAATTTGAtgagacaaaaaatattttagcagcAGCAGAAGTTAGAATTTCAATACATATGAGTCAGTCAGGTTTGGCTCATACCATGTTTAAGAACcaacctttatatatatatatatatacatgtatatgtatgtatgtatggctagggcatttaccttgcacgcggctgacccaggtttgattcctccgtccctcttggagaacccggcaagctaccgagagtatctcaccagcacggcagagcctggcaagctacttgtggcatattcgatatgccaaaaacaataacaagtctcacaatggagacgttactggtgcccgctcgagcaaactgatgaacaatgggacgacagtgctatagtgcatatatatatatacatatatatatataatatagaaagaGATATATTCTCTTTGAAAAGCCAAAAGTAGATGCAATTTTCTGAAAATGAAGCATTCGAAGatgaaattctaaaaataatgtgGGCTACCATATCGCCGTAAAACTCATGCACAGATTTATGCTCTGAGTAAGAATTGACTGCTTGAGCTTGCAGTGAGATGTAGGGAATTAAAAAGGCAATGTCTATACCTGACTCTTTTATTCCAAATCATTTCCTTTGAATTTCTAGTTAAAATTAACTTGAGGTGGCATGGCAGGGAGAGATTCCAATAAAAGGTGCAGTGAAGTTCGGTATCTCAGATAGAAGCTTCCAAGTATTTTGGCCTATTGCCACCTtttcagaaccaaaaaaaaaaaaaacccttctagAAATCTACTGTCTTTCAGGAAACGAGCAGCTGCGCCTCAGGCGGCTACCATCCCAgtctctccacctccctctggACGGGTACCAGCCCCTGGCGGTGGGAGACAGTCGCACCCATTTTGGGAAAAATCTTCAAGTCTTATCACCTGTCTTTGAAAGTTTCTGTATTCATTGTCTCTCACTGACATCCCCAGGTGTTAACATAGCAAGCTTTCCTGAGAaccacttttagaaaaaaattcagattaatAATGAACTGTGGTTACTGAAgtacatttttgtatatattaatttgtttcatttcaaatagcaatagcacagtgggccgccgaccagggttcgattcctccgtccctctcggagagcccggcaagctaccgagagtatcccacctgcatggccgagcctggcaagctccccgtggcatattcgatatgccaaaaacagtaacaacaagtctcacagtggagacgtcactggtgcccactcaagcaaattgatgaacaacaggaagacagtgctccagtgcattattttgctttttgggtcacaccctgcaatgcacaggggtcactcctggctgggcactcaggaattactcctggtggtgcctccatatgagatactgggaatcgaacccgggttggctgtgtgcaaggcaagcttcatacccgctgtgttatctcgtCAGCCCctctaatcttattttattttttttttttgctttttgggtcacacccggcgatgctcaggggttactcctggctttgcactcaggaatcactcctggcggtgcttgggggaccatatgggatgccggggatcgaacccgggtcggccgcgtgcaaggcaaacgccctacccgctgtgctatcgctccggccccctctaatcttattttttaggggcctctctggcagtgctcgaggccaGCTCACTCAGGAACCCCGGGCCAGCACTGCAGGCCTGACAGAGGCCCCTGGTCCAGAGGGGGCGAGGCTAGTGCCAGGCTGTCCCTTCCAGTGACACGTGTGTTCCCCCCGGAGCTGAGTGACCACTCGGGCTCAGCAGAcgaggagagcctggcaggcatCGAGGCCTGACAGCACTGTTCCCCAGGGCAGCGGCAGGGCCGGGAGGGCCACTTTGGGGACATACCTTCAGCTGGAACAGGGTGTCTGCAAAGAGAGATGGTGAGAGTCAGAAGCGTGACTGCAGCTGGTGCCTGCCCAGAACACCTGAGGAGAGGCTCTCAGAGCTGTAGCTCTGGCCCTGCGCGGAGCCCTTCACCCCTGCTGGGCCCGGGAGAcgcactctggcccccaggaacCGCCGCGTCCTCTGAAGCCCACTTCTCACAGGCCAGGGGATGACCGCTGACCGTAAGGGGCCAGTATTCGGGCCACCGTGGTCCCAGTGAGCACTGCCCTGTCCAGGAGAGCTATGGTCGGGCCACCCCTAGACTCCCTCCCGCTGGCCGACCCGGGGCAGAGCGCAGAGTTCGACCCCGGCATTGCAAGGggggcccagagcaccactggtcCGGGCGGGCCATGacccgccgggtgtggcccacagaGAACCCAACGGACAGGAGCAGCCGGCTCTGTCCCCGCAGGCGTGGCCAGTGGCCAGGCCGGGCTCGCTGCTCGCCCCAGAGTCCTCAGCTGATCTGCCTGTGGGTTGGGCACatcccccagggctgccccgctGCCCAGGATGACCGCAGGGATGGAGGCCAGGACGGCCAACAGAAGCTccgaggcagggcagggcagtgggcagcgggcagggcagggcagggcagggcagagtcgGGGCAGCCGGGCCGGCCAGCACCGGTGCCCAGAGCCTGGGTGCTCTTGAGCGCCAGACAGTCCAGGCGAGGCCCGGGGTGGGGTCGGGCCGTTGCTCTTACCGTCCATGGTCAGTGGGCGGCGGGCAGTGGACAGTCCAGGGCGGCGGGCGGTGGGAAGGCCTGGGACGAGGGTCAGGTCGTGGCCTTTTATCCTCCATGGCTGGGGGTCTGCGGGCGGCGGGTGGGCCGGTGTCGGGCTTGGCTGCTCTGAGACTGGAGGGCGGGGTGTGTCGCCATGGAGACGCGTCTGAGTCTCCGCCGGGCCGACGGGGCTAGGCCGGAGCAAGCCCGGGGCTAGGCCGGAGCAAGCCCGAGGCCAGGCCGGCGCGGGCCAGCCCCAGTACTGACCCCAGAGCAGAGGCCCGTCGAGTGTCTAGGCTGGGGCCCCTACTCCCGACCCAGGGGCCCCAGCACCGCAGCGGCCGTGGGCTCCCCACAGGGGAGCGAGGCCGTGCCCAGCGGGGTGCCCTGGGGACTGTCCGTCAGCACACGGGGCCGGAGGGGCCAAGAGCGAGCTGGCTCGTGGAGGCCGGGGTCCTGTCCACCGTCAGCGCAGCCGGCCATGGCTCAGGAGCAACAGGGAATTGGCGTCCTGGACCCAGTTGGAGACTGGACCCCGTGCAGGGGCCGAGGCTGGGAGGGCTGAGTCCCCACGGGCTGTTGCCCCGGCAGAGGTGTGAGGCcctgttggggggagggggaggggcagcccagaCCCTCAGGACACAGGCTCCGAGCTGCCCGCCGGGGTAAAGGAAGTGGGGCTGAGCAGTGCCCGGCACACTCGGGGTCGGACCCTTCAGTCCTGCGTGGCTGGCGGTGGGCACCGTTTCCtcagctcccggcggccgagggCGCCCTGTGCTCCTCACTGGCAATCGCCGTTTAAGTATTAACCCGCACCGCTGCAGCCCACGGTCCTgtatgtttgctttggtttgggggccacctgcagcggtgctcagggcttacttctggctctctcaGGGACCCCTCTCTGGCTCTcgcctggctgggcttggggggccgTCGTGGAgctgctgcaaggcaagaaccccacCCCGTGGATTCTTGCGTCAGCCCC
This Sorex araneus isolate mSorAra2 chromosome 8, mSorAra2.pri, whole genome shotgun sequence DNA region includes the following protein-coding sequences:
- the LOC101552236 gene encoding charged multivesicular body protein 1a-like; the protein is MRELALHLDTAGSARDLQSISAEMESLEQLLRNLDVDPSAMEDFMSLASTLTAHQERVARFLRELTEETGLEGGRDQLPEAPSTGVGQDEL